A portion of the Haemophilus influenzae genome contains these proteins:
- the ftsL gene encoding cell division protein FtsL — MSENNKPRYPLQQILVEDLFSSNKLVVLLLIGILVSAMGTIWITHKTRQLISENGMLILQRQALENEYRNLQVQEATEGDSTRVESIAISTLKMKVVSSEQEVEIRE; from the coding sequence ATGTCTGAAAATAATAAGCCTCGTTATCCGTTACAGCAGATTTTAGTCGAAGATTTATTTTCTTCAAATAAGTTAGTGGTGTTGCTGTTAATAGGGATTTTAGTTTCTGCAATGGGAACGATTTGGATAACCCATAAAACTCGCCAACTAATTTCTGAAAATGGAATGTTAATTTTACAGCGTCAAGCACTTGAGAATGAATACCGTAATTTACAAGTGCAGGAAGCTACGGAAGGGGATAGCACGCGTGTAGAATCTATTGCGATTAGTACATTAAAAATGAAAGTTGTTTCTTCAGAGCAAGAAGTTGAAATTAGAGAATAA
- a CDS encoding carbon starvation CstA family protein: MLWFFFCVAVLIIGYFIYGKIIEKIFVINPKRQTPAYQVNDGVDYMPMSKTKIWLIQLLNIAGTGPIFGPILGALYGPVAMLWIVIGCIFAGAVHDYFCGMLSIRHGGATMPYLAGKFLGRPVKVFINTLALVLLLLVGVVFVASPAQLMGTITMDVFGASQGALVLGDAEAVHHSVEAGGIKVWGMDKATVVAVWTAIIFAYYILATLLPVDKIIGRIYPLFGALLLFMSVGMVYGLVVSHFSATDPIEFFRTINADGEGLTWAKFTQNFQVKGDVPIWPLLFLTISCGALSGFHATQTPLMARCTENESEGRFIFYGAMITEGVIALVWCMVGLAFYENPQALQDAISAGSPSKVVYDSSLHFLGFIGGIFAILGVIVLPITSGDTAFRAARLQIAEIFNVDQRSLPKRLLIAVPLFVLGYFISTIDFSVLWRYFTWANQMTAMVMLWTAAGYLYRYHKFHWVASLPAWFITTVCATYLFYNKIGFGLDYQLSVYLGLATTIVCIVLFFTMLKPLGTRDEEAYINN; encoded by the coding sequence ATGTTATGGTTTTTCTTTTGTGTAGCCGTGTTGATTATCGGTTACTTTATTTATGGAAAAATTATCGAAAAAATTTTTGTGATTAATCCAAAACGTCAAACACCTGCTTACCAAGTAAATGATGGTGTGGACTATATGCCAATGTCTAAAACGAAAATTTGGCTAATTCAATTATTAAATATTGCGGGAACAGGTCCTATTTTTGGCCCTATTCTTGGTGCATTATATGGACCTGTTGCAATGCTTTGGATTGTTATTGGTTGTATTTTTGCTGGCGCAGTACACGATTATTTCTGTGGTATGTTAAGTATTCGTCACGGTGGCGCAACAATGCCATATTTGGCGGGTAAGTTTTTAGGCCGTCCCGTTAAAGTCTTTATCAATACATTAGCACTTGTGTTGCTTTTACTTGTCGGTGTTGTGTTTGTGGCAAGCCCAGCTCAATTGATGGGTACCATTACAATGGATGTATTTGGTGCTTCGCAAGGTGCGTTAGTGCTTGGTGATGCAGAGGCAGTTCATCATTCTGTTGAAGCTGGTGGGATTAAAGTATGGGGAATGGATAAAGCAACAGTGGTTGCTGTGTGGACAGCAATTATTTTTGCTTATTATATTCTTGCAACCTTACTTCCAGTTGATAAGATTATTGGTCGAATTTATCCACTCTTTGGTGCGTTATTACTCTTTATGTCAGTTGGTATGGTATACGGATTAGTTGTTTCACATTTTAGTGCAACAGATCCAATTGAGTTTTTCCGTACAATCAATGCTGATGGCGAGGGTTTAACTTGGGCGAAATTTACACAAAATTTCCAAGTGAAAGGTGATGTTCCAATTTGGCCACTTTTATTCTTAACTATCTCTTGTGGTGCATTATCAGGTTTCCACGCAACGCAGACTCCATTAATGGCGCGTTGTACAGAAAATGAAAGTGAAGGTCGCTTCATTTTCTACGGTGCAATGATTACTGAGGGGGTAATTGCATTAGTATGGTGTATGGTTGGTCTTGCATTCTATGAAAATCCACAAGCGTTACAAGATGCAATTTCAGCAGGTTCTCCATCTAAAGTTGTGTATGATAGTTCGTTACATTTCTTAGGTTTTATTGGTGGTATTTTTGCCATATTAGGCGTGATTGTTCTTCCTATTACTTCTGGCGATACGGCATTCCGTGCTGCGCGTTTACAGATAGCCGAAATTTTTAATGTTGATCAACGTTCATTACCTAAACGTTTATTAATTGCTGTGCCGTTGTTTGTATTAGGTTATTTTATTTCAACCATTGATTTCAGCGTATTATGGCGTTATTTCACTTGGGCAAACCAAATGACAGCAATGGTAATGTTATGGACTGCAGCGGGATATTTATATCGTTATCATAAATTCCACTGGGTTGCGTCTCTTCCTGCGTGGTTTATCACAACAGTATGTGCAACTTATTTGTTCTACAACAAAATTGGTTTCGGCTTAGATTATCAGCTTTCTGTGTATCTTGGTTTAGCAACAACCATCGTTTGTATCGTATTGTTCTTCACAATGCTTAAACCATTAGGTACGCGAGATGAAGAAGCTTATATAAATAATTAG
- the rsmH gene encoding 16S rRNA (cytosine(1402)-N(4))-methyltransferase RsmH: MNSENSFSSSEHITVLLHEAVNGLALKENGIYIDGTFGRGGHSRFILSQLSSNGRLIAVDRDPRAIAEAHKIQDSRFQIEHNSFSHIPEICDKLNLVGKIDGILLDLGVSSPQLDEAERGFSFMKDGPLDMRMDTTQGLSAEEWLKQVSIEDLTWVLKTFGEERFAKRIATAIVDFNKSAVKNGTEFLSRTSQLAELISQAVPFKDKHKHPATRSFQAIRIFINSELDELESLLNSALDMLAPEGRLSIISFHSLEDRMVKHFMKKQSKGEDIPKGLPLREDQIQRNQKLRIIGKAIQPSDAEIQANPRSRSAILRVAERI; this comes from the coding sequence ATGAATAGCGAAAATTCCTTTTCTTCATCTGAACATATTACAGTTTTACTTCACGAAGCCGTGAATGGCTTGGCATTGAAGGAGAATGGCATTTATATTGATGGTACTTTTGGGCGTGGGGGGCATTCTCGGTTTATCCTTTCTCAACTTTCTTCTAATGGTCGTTTGATAGCTGTAGATCGCGATCCTCGTGCTATTGCAGAAGCACACAAAATCCAAGACTCGCGTTTTCAGATTGAACATAACAGCTTTTCGCATATTCCTGAAATTTGTGACAAATTAAATTTAGTGGGCAAAATTGACGGTATTTTGCTTGATCTTGGTGTGTCTTCCCCTCAGCTTGATGAAGCAGAACGTGGTTTTAGTTTTATGAAAGATGGCCCGCTTGATATGCGTATGGATACAACTCAAGGTTTATCTGCTGAAGAATGGTTAAAACAAGTGTCCATTGAGGATTTAACTTGGGTGTTGAAAACTTTTGGCGAAGAGCGTTTCGCTAAACGTATTGCCACTGCTATTGTTGATTTCAATAAAAGTGCGGTAAAAAATGGCACAGAATTTTTATCACGTACCAGTCAATTGGCGGAACTTATTTCACAGGCAGTTCCTTTTAAAGATAAACATAAACATCCTGCGACGCGTAGTTTCCAAGCTATTCGTATTTTTATTAATTCGGAATTAGATGAATTAGAAAGTCTGCTTAATTCTGCGTTAGATATGTTAGCACCAGAAGGTCGTTTATCAATTATTAGTTTCCATTCTTTAGAAGATAGAATGGTGAAACATTTTATGAAAAAACAAAGTAAGGGCGAGGATATTCCCAAAGGTTTACCATTGCGAGAAGATCAAATTCAGCGTAATCAAAAATTAAGAATTATTGGTAAAGCCATTCAGCCAAGTGATGCAGAAATTCAAGCAAATCCTCGTTCAAGAAGTGCCATATTACGTGTGGCAGAGAGAATTTAG
- the mraZ gene encoding division/cell wall cluster transcriptional repressor MraZ — MFRGATAVNLDSKGRVAIPTRYRAEILEKNQGQMVCTVDIRQSCLLLYPLDEWEKIEQKLLALSNFDPTQRRLQRVMLGHATECEMDAQGRILLSGPLRQHAKLEKGLMLVGQLNKFEIWSDVEWHTQIAEDIEIGSSADFAADALNDFSL, encoded by the coding sequence ATGTTTCGTGGTGCAACGGCGGTTAATTTAGATTCTAAGGGACGTGTAGCGATCCCAACTCGCTATCGCGCTGAAATTCTTGAAAAGAACCAAGGGCAAATGGTTTGTACTGTAGATATTCGCCAATCCTGTCTTTTACTTTATCCCCTTGATGAATGGGAAAAAATCGAACAAAAACTTCTCGCACTTTCTAACTTTGATCCTACCCAACGCCGTTTGCAGCGAGTAATGCTTGGTCATGCCACTGAATGTGAGATGGATGCTCAGGGTCGTATTTTGCTTAGTGGGCCATTACGCCAACACGCAAAATTAGAAAAAGGTTTAATGTTGGTAGGGCAACTTAATAAATTTGAAATTTGGAGCGATGTAGAATGGCATACTCAAATTGCAGAGGATATAGAAATTGGCTCCAGTGCAGATTTTGCTGCTGATGCGTTAAATGATTTCTCATTATAG